The genomic interval TAGAGAGGACTTACGACAGGTCTTTAGAAAAATTTATTGAATGTTATAAGGTGGAGTAGCGAAACTTGTTTCGCGATTAGTGATGTTCAAGGCGAAGAGAGATGAGAAAGATTTTTCTGTTTTTGAAGATGTGGCTACCAGTGGGGTTGTGGTGTGGCATCATTTTCTACCTCTCCAGCCTTCCCAATCTTGCAACGCCCTGGGGAACCTGGGATATAATCCTCAGAAAAATTGCCCATATTACTGAATACGGAATACTTGCCTTTCTTGTGTGGAGGGCGATTTTCCACTCGATTAAGATTAATCTGACAAAAGTTTATGCGTGGTCCGGGGCGCTTTCCCTGCTTTATGCAATATCCGACGAAATCCATCAGAGTTTTGTTCCCACCAGACACGGGTCGATTTACGATATTCTAATAGACGCATTTGGGATAGGGTTGATACTCTTCTTTTTGATAGTGAGGAAGAAAAATGTTAATCGCTGATTTTCATATTCATTCTCGATATTCAAGGGCTACCTCAGGCGAGATGAACGTTCGAGAAATAAGTAAGTGGGCTAAGGTTAAGGGGATTGATATTTTAGGAGCAGGGGACTTTACTCATCCCCACTGGCTGGATGAACTTGAAGAATATCTTAAGCCGGTGAGCTATGGTGTTTATGAGTATGGGGGAGTCCATTTTTTTCTCACTAGCGAGATAAGTTGTATCTATTCCCAGGGGGGAAGGGTAAGAAAAATTCATATTCTCGTTTTTGCTCCCAGTTTTGAGGTAGTCCACAAGGTGAATAGGGAACTATCAAGAATCGGTAATTTGCATTCTGACGGAAGACCTATCCTGGGACTTTCAGCAAAGGAGTTAGCGAAGATTGTGTTGGAAGCTTCCAGTGAATGTTTTATTGTGCCGGCACATATCTGGACTCCCTGGTTTTCGCTCTTTGGAGCAAATTCCGGGTTTGACGACATAGAAGAATGCTTTGGGGAATTGACTTCCCAAATCTATGCTCTGGAGACAGGATTGTCCAGCGATCCTGAAATGAACTGGGCTCTCTCTAATCTGGACAGGTTTGCCTTAATTTCTAATAGTGACGCCCATTCTCCTGCCAATTTAGGAAGGGAAGCCAATATTTTTAATTGCAAAATTGACTATAAGGAGATAGTTTCTGCAATAAAGAATAAAGAGAAGGATAAATTCCTGGGCACTATAGAGTTCTTTCCGCAAGAGGGGAAGTACCATTATGACGGTCACAGGAATTGTAACGTGTGTCTTTCTCCCAAAGAGACGAAGAGTCATAATAATATCTGTCCCCGTTGTGGCAAACCTCTCACTATAGGAGTTATGCATCGCGTGTATGACCTTGCCGACAGAGAAATCGGCTTCAAACCTCAGGGCGCAATTCCTTTTAAGAGTTTCGTTCTTTTAAAGGAAGTAATCGGTGAGGTGGTTGGAAAGACTTCCAAGTCAGCAGAAGTGGATAAGTTATACCACTATATGATTGAAAAATTTGGTAATGAATTCAAAATTATGTTAGAAGTTCCTGTTGATGAAATTTATAAAGTTCATCCTAAAATTGCTGAAGGTATTGCCAGGGTAAGGGAGAGAAAAATAAAGGTTTCTCCCGGATATGACGGGATCTATGGAAAAGTAAAGATATTTGAAGAAGAAAAGAAAATAGAGCCGGAACAGATAAGCCTTTTGTGAGTCTTAAGAAAGGAAGATAGAAATGGGAAAGAATCCAGTTTATCAGATTAAGAATTTTGGACAGAGTATCTGGTATGATAACATTGAGAGGTCTATTCTCACTTCGGGAAAGCTGGAAAAGATGGCGGAAGAAGATGGCATCTCGGGAGTGACATCCAATCCTACGATATTTGAAAAAGCAATTACTCAAAGTAGGGAATACGACCCTGAAATTGAAGAGTTGGCTGGAGAAAATAAGACTGCCGAAGAGGTATATGAGAGCTTGACAATAAAGGATGTGACTCTGGCGGCAGATATTCTTTACAAAATATATAAGGAAACAGAAAGAAAAGATGGATATGTGAGTATCGAAGTTCCTCCTAAATACGCATACGATATTGACCAGACTATCAATGAGGCTCAAAGATTGTTTATGAGAATAGGAAGAGAAAACATTATGATAAAAGTCCCGGCAACAAAAGAAGGGGCTGTGGCAATAGAGCGTCTGATATCGAAAGGCATTAATGTAAATGCTACTCTCGTCTTCTCTTTGTCCCATTACGAAAACGTTGCCCGGGCATACATTAAGGGACTGGAAGGGTTTTCCAGAGAGGGAGGAGATTTTAAGAGAGTGGCTTCGGTGGCCAGTCTATTTGTGAGCAGGATAGACACACTGGCGGATAAAGAGATTAGTTCACTGACAGAGTCGGAGAAAGACCCTGAAAGGAAAAGAGATTTACAGGAGCTTTTGGGAAAAGCAGCAGTAGCCAATTCCAAGAAGGTTTATCAAAAGTTTAAG from bacterium carries:
- a CDS encoding VanZ family protein, which encodes MRKIFLFLKMWLPVGLWCGIIFYLSSLPNLATPWGTWDIILRKIAHITEYGILAFLVWRAIFHSIKINLTKVYAWSGALSLLYAISDEIHQSFVPTRHGSIYDILIDAFGIGLILFFLIVRKKNVNR
- a CDS encoding endonuclease Q family protein, producing the protein MLIADFHIHSRYSRATSGEMNVREISKWAKVKGIDILGAGDFTHPHWLDELEEYLKPVSYGVYEYGGVHFFLTSEISCIYSQGGRVRKIHILVFAPSFEVVHKVNRELSRIGNLHSDGRPILGLSAKELAKIVLEASSECFIVPAHIWTPWFSLFGANSGFDDIEECFGELTSQIYALETGLSSDPEMNWALSNLDRFALISNSDAHSPANLGREANIFNCKIDYKEIVSAIKNKEKDKFLGTIEFFPQEGKYHYDGHRNCNVCLSPKETKSHNNICPRCGKPLTIGVMHRVYDLADREIGFKPQGAIPFKSFVLLKEVIGEVVGKTSKSAEVDKLYHYMIEKFGNEFKIMLEVPVDEIYKVHPKIAEGIARVRERKIKVSPGYDGIYGKVKIFEEEKKIEPEQISLL
- the tal gene encoding transaldolase, which produces MGKNPVYQIKNFGQSIWYDNIERSILTSGKLEKMAEEDGISGVTSNPTIFEKAITQSREYDPEIEELAGENKTAEEVYESLTIKDVTLAADILYKIYKETERKDGYVSIEVPPKYAYDIDQTINEAQRLFMRIGRENIMIKVPATKEGAVAIERLISKGINVNATLVFSLSHYENVARAYIKGLEGFSREGGDFKRVASVASLFVSRIDTLADKEISSLTESEKDPERKRDLQELLGKAAVANSKKVYQKFKEIFSQEKFKDLEKRGARVQRPLWASTSTKNPAYSDVKYVAELIGPDTINTIPQVTLDAFRDHGKPRLSLEENLGGVEEVLSRMKKAGIDLDEVCETLQRKGVDAFEKSFQNLLGTLKEKIK